A region of the Desulfovibrio litoralis DSM 11393 genome:
AAGAAGTATGATGGCAAATTTATACCTGTTTAGAATGGATATTATGGTTTTCACATTATTGCTCCGATAATCAGTGATGAAATAACTGCATAAATAAAGGCAAAAAGATTACGTTTCATAGCGATATTTTTTCCAAAAAATTTTATTTCTAAAGGTAGGGTTACAATTCCGACCATCATTAAAGTTGTTACAAACATGGCTATTTGCCCGTATCCCGCACCGGCAGACAAAAGCGAAGCCGCCAAAGGAAAAGCGATAAAGCCGGGAATCAGCGTAATCGAACCCACAATGGCGGCAATCACCATGCCTTTAAATCCTGATTCTTGCCCAAGTAAAAGAGAAATGGTTTTTGCATCAATGATTGCTAAAATAAAACCTATTATGAGAAGTATGAATAAAAATTGTGGTAAGATATTTTCAAAAGATTTCCATGATTTTTTTAGAGCGACTTGAGTTTTTTCTTTGTTTTTTGAATAAGATAAAACTAATGAACCTAATGCAATACAGTATAAAATAATAGTAAACATAAAGTTTTTAATGCCTTTTGGTGTTTTGTTTTTTATAAATATTATTGACATATGTCATAAAAAAATTATAAAAGATTAATGACATATGTCAATAACTAAAACTTTCAATATGATTCATTTTAGTAAAATAACTTGGCATGAATGTGTTTATTTTTTTCAAGAACGATGTTTTTATGATAACTAGTTTGTTTTTGGTTATATTTATCGATTTTAATTGGATTAAAAGATATTAATTAGTATATTTGTCGTTTTATTGTGGAGTGTTTTTATGTCCAGACCCAAAAAATGGAGAAAGGTTTGTTGTTTGCCTGAACTGACTCGTTTTGGTCCTTTGGGTTTAGTGGCGAATGCAGGCTGTATTTTAAAGATGAGCGTTGAAGAATATGAATCTATTCGCTTAATTGACCTTGAGGGAATGACTCAAGAAGAGTGTGCGGAAAACATGCACATTGCTCGCACGACAGTTCAGGGAATTTATAACTCGGCAAGAAAAAAGATTGCCGAATCTTTAGTAAATGGAAAATCTTTACAAATTGAAGGTGGTCAATATAAATTATGCAATGGGGGGAAAGGTGAAGCTTGTTGCAACGGCGGTTGCAGGAAACATCAACAAAAACGCCCCTGTGAGCAAGGTTTTGAGACATTAAACGAAGGAGAAGGAAAAAATGAAAATAGCTGTTTCGAGTGAAGGACCTACTTTAACTGATTTGGTTGACCCACGTTTTGGACGAGCCGGCGGTTTTATCGTCTTTGATACTGTAAGCAATGCAGTAAGTTATATTGATAA
Encoded here:
- a CDS encoding permease; protein product: MFTIILYCIALGSLVLSYSKNKEKTQVALKKSWKSFENILPQFLFILLIIGFILAIIDAKTISLLLGQESGFKGMVIAAIVGSITLIPGFIAFPLAASLLSAGAGYGQIAMFVTTLMMVGIVTLPLEIKFFGKNIAMKRNLFAFIYAVISSLIIGAIM
- a CDS encoding DUF134 domain-containing protein yields the protein MSRPKKWRKVCCLPELTRFGPLGLVANAGCILKMSVEEYESIRLIDLEGMTQEECAENMHIARTTVQGIYNSARKKIAESLVNGKSLQIEGGQYKLCNGGKGEACCNGGCRKHQQKRPCEQGFETLNEGEGKNENSCFE